The window CGCTGGGCGTGACGGCTCACATCATTCCCTGGAACTATCCGCTGCTGATTCTGGTCCGCTCGGTTGCGCCCGCACTGGCCCTCGGTAACACGTGCGTGGTCAAGCCGGCCGAGGACACTTCGCTTTCAGCGCTCAAGTTCGCCGAGCTGGTACAGGAAGCTGGGTTCCCCGACGGGGTCTTTAACGTGGTCACCGGGTACGGAGCCGAAGCGGGAGCGGCTCTGGCCGCCCACCCCGAGGTCCGGGGAATCACGTTCACCGGTTCCACCGAAACCGGACGCGAGATCGCTCGCCTCGGCGGCCAGCACATCGCCCAGGTGAACCTTGAACTCGGAGGCAAGAGCCCGTTGGTGGTGTTCCCGGATGCCCCACTCGAAGATGCCGTTGAAGTTGCCGTCCAAGGCTTCTGCTCGCGCGCGGGACAGGTATGTGTGGCGGGCAGCCGGCTCTTTCTGCACGAAGACATCGCCGACCAGTTCCTGGAGATGCTCGTCGCGCGACTGCGCACAGCCGTGATCGGCGACCCCTTCGACGACAACACCCAAATGGGTCCGTTGGCCTCACAGAAGCATTTCGACCGGGTCCGGGAGTACATCGAAATCGGCAAGCAGGAGGCCACGCTGCTCTATGGTGGCGGCCAACCCGAGCACGCAGCGAGCGCTGGGTTCTTCGTGGAACCAACGGTTTTCGTCGACGTACCCAAGGATGCGCGGATCGCCCGCGAGGAGATCTTCGGCCCTGTCACCGCCGTCATGCGCTGGTCCTCGGTGGAGGATCTGATCGCGACGATCAATGACTCCGACTACGGCCTGTTCGCGGTTTTGTGGTGCCAAGACATCACCTCCGCACTCGATACGGCCAAGCGCCTCCAAGTGGGCTCGGTGATGATCAACGACTGGTTCGGCGAGCTGCCGATGACTCCCCACGGGGGCCACAAGCAATCCGGCACCGGCCGCGAAGAGGGCCTCGAAGCAGTCCACGGCTACACCCAGGTCAAACACATCGGGATCAACCTTGACAGGTCCCCAGCAAAAGCCAGCAATTGGGCCGGAGCACCCCTGTAACTAGCCATCACAACCATTTCGGGCCGGCAACAACAACCGCATCGGCCCGCGATGCCTACACACCCACGAAGGAGACACGATGAGCAACGACGACGACCAGACACCCGCTCCCTTCGGAGCCCCTGCGCTAGGAACCGATCGCCCGGATCAGCCACACTTCGAATCCGGTCGACCACGACTGGGTGGCCTGGCCACTCCAATCGTGTTCAGCGAAACGGAGACGAAGGTCATCGCCGCGCTGGCCGACACGATCGTGCCGCCCGGCAACGGCTTTCCTGCAGCCAGCGAGGTCGGCATCGCCGACTTCTTTAGCCGTTATACGACCCCAACTGGTTTCCGCGCCAAACACTTTCCATATTTGGAGGAAGACGTCTTGAAGGCTGCGCTGGCGAGCCTCGGTGAGGGCTTCCTTGCGGCTGGGACCAAGTCTCGCGCGAACGAGGTGGAGCGGCTGGAAAAAGATCAGGAGGAGCTTTTCACCCAACTCCGAAGCCTGGTCTACTACGGCTACTACTCCGCCGCCGAGGTCACCACGGCGATTCAACACGAGATACCCGCGGGCCGTGATTACCACGGGCCACCATTGCCCTACGGCTATCTGGACTGCATCGAAGACTGGGACGAGGCGGCGTTGGCTTCGGCTGGCCAAGGTTCTGGATACGTGACGACCGAAGACGTCGTCCGGGTCGACCTCAGCAAACTGACATGGCCGCACACGCAACAAGTGAAGGAGAACGCGAAGTGACTTCGACGACCGACGAAACCGATGTCCTAGTGATCGGCGCTGGACCTGGCGGCGCGGGCCTGACGCTCGAACTCGTCCAAGCCGGCTACAAGGTGACATGCCTCGAGCAGGGCCCGTGGGTCACCCCTACAGAACATCCCCACTACCACCGAGAATGGGAGATCGAGAAGCAGCGAGGGTGGGCCTACGACCCGAACGTCCGTGGACTTCCAGAGGACTATCCGGTCACCGGTTTCACCACGCCGTATCTGATGAACAACGTTGGCGGCAGCACGATGCACTATGCCGGTCACTGGCCGCGCTATAAGCCGGTCGACTTTCGCAAGGGCACCGAACACGGGCTCGAGGGCACCATCGACTGGCCCATTAGTTACGAGGATCTCGCACCCTATTACGACAAGAACGACGCGATCTACGGCATCTCCGGCATGATCGGTGACCCGTCGTACCCGGATCGCACTGGGGTAGACCGGGATCCGCCGGTGAAGCCAGGAAAGCTGGGCCGCAACTTCGCCTCCGCATTGGGCGGCCTCGGCTGGCACTGGTGGCCGTCCGATAACGCCATCATCACGCGACCACGCGAGAACCGTGAAGCTGACATCGCCGCGGGCAATGAGCTCTCGGGCAGCCCGACCGGATCACTGAGCACTCCGACGCACACACATTGGCCATTCGCGATCGCCTTAGGCGCCGACCTGCGGACCCATGCCCGCGTCGAGCAGATCCACGCGAAGAATGGCAAGGCGACGGGCGCGACTTACATCGATACTCGTACCGGTACCCGACACGAGATCAACGCGAAGATCGTCGTTGTTGCCGCCAGTGGTATCGGCTCCCCCCGCTTGCTGTTGATGAGCGCGCAGAAGGGCCACCCCGACGGGTTGGCCAACAGCAACGGAATGGTGGGCAAGTACTTGATGCACCACATCTTCGCGTTCTGCGACGCCTGGTTCGACAAGCCGATGGAGGGCTACAAGGGCGCGTTCGGTGCGCCCCTGTATTCACACGAGTTCTACAATACCGACGTCGAGCGAGGGTTCGTCAA is drawn from Candidatus Mycolicibacterium alkanivorans and contains these coding sequences:
- a CDS encoding gluconate 2-dehydrogenase subunit 3 family protein; translation: MSNDDDQTPAPFGAPALGTDRPDQPHFESGRPRLGGLATPIVFSETETKVIAALADTIVPPGNGFPAASEVGIADFFSRYTTPTGFRAKHFPYLEEDVLKAALASLGEGFLAAGTKSRANEVERLEKDQEELFTQLRSLVYYGYYSAAEVTTAIQHEIPAGRDYHGPPLPYGYLDCIEDWDEAALASAGQGSGYVTTEDVVRVDLSKLTWPHTQQVKENAK
- a CDS encoding GMC family oxidoreductase, with product MTSTTDETDVLVIGAGPGGAGLTLELVQAGYKVTCLEQGPWVTPTEHPHYHREWEIEKQRGWAYDPNVRGLPEDYPVTGFTTPYLMNNVGGSTMHYAGHWPRYKPVDFRKGTEHGLEGTIDWPISYEDLAPYYDKNDAIYGISGMIGDPSYPDRTGVDRDPPVKPGKLGRNFASALGGLGWHWWPSDNAIITRPRENREADIAAGNELSGSPTGSLSTPTHTHWPFAIALGADLRTHARVEQIHAKNGKATGATYIDTRTGTRHEINAKIVVVAASGIGSPRLLLMSAQKGHPDGLANSNGMVGKYLMHHIFAFCDAWFDKPMEGYKGAFGAPLYSHEFYNTDVERGFVNGFGMQVARSFGSAYTAMGSHTGYVAPWGENHRKFFNEHFGNHLMVFMFGEDLPVETNCVTLNPDVKDSSGLPAAHVNWEPHQNDIALANYGIDRIFDAARALGAVETNDTGVLNPPPAWHLMGTCRMGNNPQDSVTNKWHQTWDVPNLFVVDGSSLTTGGAVNPTSTIGALAVRAGEYIAQRFTDIVEQRTTPSNADAPAI
- a CDS encoding aldehyde dehydrogenase family protein — protein: MHINGASVPARSGATFPTTDPSTGRHIADVPRGDSVDVDHAVQAAADAAIEWQFSDAITRAGLLRRLGALVSENADELARIESIDSGHYLGKARELVDAMPLWLEYWAGAADKVGGRTIAVPGNKISFTLLEPLGVTAHIIPWNYPLLILVRSVAPALALGNTCVVKPAEDTSLSALKFAELVQEAGFPDGVFNVVTGYGAEAGAALAAHPEVRGITFTGSTETGREIARLGGQHIAQVNLELGGKSPLVVFPDAPLEDAVEVAVQGFCSRAGQVCVAGSRLFLHEDIADQFLEMLVARLRTAVIGDPFDDNTQMGPLASQKHFDRVREYIEIGKQEATLLYGGGQPEHAASAGFFVEPTVFVDVPKDARIAREEIFGPVTAVMRWSSVEDLIATINDSDYGLFAVLWCQDITSALDTAKRLQVGSVMINDWFGELPMTPHGGHKQSGTGREEGLEAVHGYTQVKHIGINLDRSPAKASNWAGAPL